CAAATAGCTAGCATCGGTCTGAAGGTAGTTACTGCTGCTAACTAATAGCAACAGGCTAATTTAAAATCCACAAGGCGCGTCATTAGCGTTTAATTTCAAATAAAAGTTGCCCCAAGTGGGGGCAACTTTTATAAACATTAAACATCAGGATAATTTACATCTGGAAGTAAATTAGCCCTCAGAATAGAATTCTGGGGCTACACAAACCAAGCGTGATGTCGCCGACTTACAGCCTAGGTCTGTAGGCTTTGCTTGTATAGCCGCGATTTATAATCGCTCGGTATTTTTTTTGCAAAATAGGGATGCTCCCCCTACCTAGCTTGAAAATAAGACCCCACCCCTAACCCCTAAACGCAAGGGAGGAGTGGAATAATAAGTTTTTTTATGTTTTCTGGTGTACGCAGTTCATGATGGCTACTTAGATTACTCCTTTCCCGGTCTAAGATTACCTATAATTTTCCTTCTTCTCTACGTTCCCTATGGGACGCTACGCGAACGCGCCTTCCCTGCGGGACGCTCCGCGAATGCAGAAGCTCAAAATTATTTCCCTACGGGACGCTCCGCTAACGGTAATCTTCCAGCGGTTCGGGAGTAAGTGATGATAATTTATAATTTCAATGCTTGAAAGAGAGAGAAGACAACTCAATCTTTTAGAACTTAATTGTTATGAATAACGAAGATATTGTAGAATCTTTAGAAATCGAACCTGAGTTGGCTGTGGCTCAAAAAAACTTAGGAAATGCATTCCAACAACAGGGTCAGTTAGAAGAAGCAATTACCTGCTACCAGCAAGCTATAAAAATTAAACCTGACTATGTTGATGCTTATTACAACTTGGGAAATGCACTCCAACAACAGGGTCAGTTAGAAAAAGCCATTACCTGCTACCAGCAAGCTATAAAAATTAAACCTGACCATGTTAATGCTCATAGCAATTTGGGTAATGCACTCCAACAACAGGGTAAGTTAGAGCAAGCCATCCAGTCTTACCAGAAAGCCTTAGAAATCCAACCTGGACTGCCCTTAGTTTATAACAATTTAGGGACTGTATTTCAGCAACAGCAGAAGTGGAAAACAGCGATTAAATCATACCAAAAAGCATTAGAAATAAACCCAGATTTTGCCGAAGCTCATGACAATCTGGCTAATGCATTTTTAGAAGCAGGAGAGGTAGATCAAGCAGTCCAATCCTACCAGAAAGCATTAGCACTTAAACCAGATTTGGCTCAGGCTAAATTGGGTATTTGTATAAGTCAACTGCCAATTATTTATTCCAGCTTTGAGGAAATCCAACTTAGACGAAATAATTATCAACAACAGCTGGAAAATTTAGTTAGTTATTATCAATTAGCTAATACCCAAGACCGAGCTAATGCGGCGGAAGATGTAGGAACATTATTGCCTTTCTTTCTAGCATATCAAGGCTTAAATGACCGCGATTTGCAGCGAAGCTATGGGGAAATGATTTGTCAGATCATGGCAAGTCGCTATACCCAAAATTGCCAGCCTATTCCTCTTCCTAATTTAGCAAACAACGAAAAGATTCGTATTGGTCTGGTTTCTGGATATTTTCAACATCATTCTAATTGGAGAATTCCCATTAGGGGTTGGATAGAAAATCTGGATATAACTGAATTTGAGTTATTTGGATATTACACCAATGCAAAACGGGATCGGGAAACAGTAAAAGCCGCGAAAGCGTTTGACAAATTTATTCAAGGTCCTTTGCCAATTGAACAATGGTGTCATCTGATTGAGCAAGACAATTTACACGTTCTGATTTTTCCAGAACTGGGGATGGACACTACAACAGTTAAGCTTGGTTGCTTAAGATTGGCTCCGATTCAAATTACCTCTTGGGGACACCCAAATACTAGTGGTTTACCAACAATTGACTACTACTTGAGCAGTGACTTAATGGAACCCAAAAATGCTCAACAACATTACACCGAAAAATTGGTAAGATTGCCGAATCTATCTATCTATTACTCTCCTTTAGAAATTCAACCGGAAAGGATAGAAAAACAAGCAATCGGTCTGAAAGATAATGAAATTATGTTCTGGTGCTGCCAATCTTTATTTAAATATTTACCGCAGGATGATGATGTATTTCCTAGAATTGCTCAGGAGGTAGGTAATTGTAAATTTGTATTTATCAAATTTGCCAAAGGTGAATGGGTCACGGAAGTTTTTCGTCAGCGTCTCAGCCATGCTTTTGAGGAATTTGGATTCCACTATCAAGACTACTGCATATTTTTGTCTTCTTTGGAACCCCAAAAATTTGCAGGAGTGACAGCCATTGCAGATATCTTTTTGGATAGTATTGGTTGGTCGGGATGCAACTCTACCTTGGAAGCAATTCCCTACAACATTCCCATAGTTGCACTACCAGGAGAGTTGATGCGGGGTCGTCATACCACGGCAATTTTGCAGATGATGGGCATCGCAGAGATGATTGCTGCAAGTAAGGAGGATTATGTCAAAATTGCTGTGCGTCTCGCTCAAGATGCTGAATATCGCCGACACATCTCCCAGCAAATAGCGGATAATAAGCATAAATTATATAACGATCTCGAACCAATAAAAGCTCTGGAGGATTTTCTCCTCAATATCTTCCAGAAACAAAGGAGAACAAATATACCCACTGTTGCTGATGCCCTGCGGCTGGCGATGCAACATCACCAGTCTCATCGCCTCGACCAAGCTCAACAGTATTATCACCAAATTTTAGCACAACAGCCGGAACACCCAGAGGCATTGTATGGGTTAGGGATGCTAGCGCAGCAAAAGGGAGAGTTACAAGAGGCTGAGAAATTTTTAAGTACAGCTTCAAAAGTTCAACCTGATTCTGTCAAAATTTGGTTTACTTTGGGTAATTTGCGTCAACTTGATGGACAGTTACCAGCAGCCGAGGACGCTTACAAAAAAGCTATTGCTCTACGACCAGATGCAGCACCAATTTACAATAACCTCGGCTACACCCTGGAACAACAAGGTAAGTTAGAAGAGGCAATTAATTGCTATCAGAAAACTTTGGAATTGCAACCCAACTGCATTGAGGCAGATGTCAATTTAGGTAATGCACTCCATACCCAAGGTAAACTCTCAAAAAACAAACAAGCTCATTATGCAGAATTAAATCACAAATTGGGTCTTAATAGTAAAAATAACGGGAATTTACAAACTGCCGAGATTTACTTTCAAAAAGCCTTAGAACTCAATCCCAATTACGGGGAAGTTTAAACGAGTGGAGGAGAGATTAATGACAATTAACACCAGTTAAAGGCAAAAAATAGGGGCAATTATTTCTTGATTCCCAGTTTGACCAAAACGGGTTAATTAAAAGTTCAGCATAACAGGCATCGAAGAACTCTAAATTTTTCCAAGTTTGTAATATTTGAAATTTGAGGAGACAAATAATATGGCTTTGATTAGAGGAACCAGCGGAAATGATCCCAATCTGGTGGGTACTTCGGATGCTGATCAGATATACGGTCGCGCTGGAGATGATACCTTGACGGGATTGGGTGGAGACGACCTTCTTTATGGCGATGAGGGGAATGACTTTGTTGATGGAGGTGACGGCGATGACATCATTAGAGGGGGAAAACTAAGCTTCGGAACAGTCGGTGATAATGATACCCTCGTGGGAGGTGCAGGGAATGACAACATCTCTGGGGGTGAGGGCAATGATGTCATCTCAGGAGACCAAGCTTTTAACCTTTCTACTGGTGAAACTCCCGAGAGCAGTAACGATGGCAATGATTTTCTCGATGGTGGCAACGGTAATGACATCATTTCGGGGGGAGGTGGTAATGATACTCTAACTGGAGGAAACGACAAGGACGCTAATGACACTCTCTTAGGAGGCAGTGGCGATGATCTTCTGCTCGGTGGCTCTGGCGATGACATTTTGATCGGCGGTGCAGGAAATGACCTTGCTATCGGTAGCTCTGGTAATGATTTTTTCGATGGGGGCGAAGGCGATGACCGGCTCTTTGGGGGTCTTGGCAGTGACCGGATATTCGGGGGATTTGGTAATGATTCCATCTATGGTAGTCTTAGTCAGGAAGGTGATAATGGTGATGAAACTGTTGGCAATACTCTTATAGGGGAGAGTGGCAATGACTTTATCCTCACAGGTGACGGCAATGATCTGATCTATGGGGATCGGGATACCTCTGGAAGACCCGACGGCAATGACAACCTCTTTGGTAAAGGAGGTGAAGATACTATCTTTGGTGGTGGTGGCAATGATACTATCTCAGGAGGAGAGGGCAATGACCTCATTGATGGTGGCGATAATGATTTGAATTTTGTTTTTAATGACATTGATACCCGCCTTGGTGGCTTTGGAGGGAATGACCAACTCTTCGGAGGTAAGGGTAATGATACCGTGGTTGGTGGCTTCGGCAACGACACCCTTAATGGTCGTGGTGGACCTGGTGAGTACGATATATTAATCGGCGGTATCTTCCGTGATCGAGACGGCGACGGTAAACCAGAGTCATCCTTCAGCGAGACTAATTTTCTGAGGGCTAGAGGTCTCGGTAGATTCGATCCATTGACTTCAAAATCAGATACATTCGTTATTGGAGACAATGAGGTTAATTTTTATACTAGTGGTTCTGGTGGACAACTCCTTCTCAGCGATGGTTTTCTGTTAACTGGTTTTGAGGATCGCGCTGATATTTTTGACTTCCAGAATGGTGTAGATAAAATCCAGGTGAATAACCCAGATGCTCTGGTATTTTATGCCTTCAATGACGTAACAGGCACACCAACCACGCTGATTGGGGTTACAGTTAATAACAACTTTGAAGTGATTGCTCAGGTGTCAGGATTTAGTGCATCTAACATTAATTCTTTTGCTGCTGGTACTTTTATCACCCCGCCCACATAATGTCGCTAACCCTTCTTTCTAAGAAGGGGACTAAATATAAAGTTGCACATTGCGTGAAATTTGTAATATTGACTTATTTAAAAGTGCTGTTAGGTGAAAGAGCCATAATTACTAAACAAATAAAGAGTCTTAAGTAGGTCAGCGTAAATAAACCATACTGGTTATGGTCGTCATTTGTCATTTGTCATTGGGAAGCATTTCAGTCATATTTACGTGTCGTAATATAGTTTTGTTTTTTCGCGCCGACTTACTTAAGCGAATGCTATGGACTTATTAAATCTGGCTTTTAATTATTAAAAAATTAAGATCCAGATACTTTCGGCTTATATATATAACCTAATAAATTGGGGTTTTATATATTGAGATAATCTTATATATTTTTAGTAATTTAGCTAGAAAAATAATGTTCATTAAACACAAAATCGGATACAATAAAAATGTGGGGAATTAAAAAATAATTCCCCACACATAAACAAATTACCAAAAAAAAGTTAGCAATTCCCGGGATAGACTCCTATTTGAGTTGCCTCTGTTCTCCCAGAGCTAATTCAAATAGGCAGGATAGTTATTTATCCACTTTCTCCCTTGTCCTCCCGCTGACTTGTTTATTTTCTCTAACAAACAATAGTAGGTAGGACAATCATGGATCACTATCGAGTTGTAATTCAACGGATAGTTTCACACGATGGAAATATTATAGCCGAAACTACAAGTTTTGACAAGTCATCTGCCAATGATCAAGGTGATATTCGTCAAACAGTGTATGTAAGCGTTTCGGCAGGTAATAGCTCTAGGTGTCACGTCAAATCTAGCTGTAGTACATCACAATGCTCAAGCTAATAGACTTGTTCTCATTCAACGAGGAAACAATACCATGTCACTAGAAATTTTAGAAAAGGTCAAGAATTTCCTGATTAAACTAGTCAAGGATGAAGATTTTCGCACTCAATTAATGAGTGATAAAATCGAAGATATCAAAAAGGCTATGGCAGATGGGGGCTATAACTTTTCTCAAGCAGAATTTGAAACAGCCGCCATCAAAATATTGGAATTAAAAGAATCAGGCGAATTTGAAGACCTCAGCGAAGAGGAGTTAGTGGGAGCTTTTGGTGGTTTAACAACTATCTCTAAATTCAAAGGTCTTCAGCCAATGTATGGGGTTATTTATTGGCCTCCTGAAGAGTATCCAAAGCCACACCCAAAACCGTGGCCGCAACCACAACCCTTATATGGCATAGTCATTAATCCACTTGATCCGCCCGTACAGGCTTTATACGGAGTTGTTGCGCCAGAAGAACTACAATGATCAGATTCAACTAATTCATAATTCATAATTACCTGTTGGTGTCTAAATCACCAACAGGTGAAAACAGAAATTTTTCCCAATTCGTGGAAAGTTATGTCAATACGGTTCGGTTAAGCGCCGTAGTTGTTTTCTGGCTTTTAGCTTAAACCGATTGAAATCGGTTAAAAGCCTACCTAGTAAGCTTTTAGCTGAGTTTAGCTATGAGCAATCAATTTATTGCAGGGCGGGATTTTGGGCTTAACCGAACCGTATTGAAAGTTATGTTAATTATGGATTATAAATCATGAATCGAAAACTTTTTTTAGCAAATAAAACAATTGCCCTAGACATGACATTTTAGAAAAGGTCAAGAATTTCCTGATTAAACTAGTCAAAGATGAAGATTTTGGCACTCAATTAATGAGTGATAAAATCGAAGATATCAAAAAAAATATGGCAGATGGAGGCTATCACTTTTCTCAAGCAGAATGGGAAACAGTTGCCATCAAAATATTGGCATTAAAAGAATCAGGCGAATTTGAAGACCTCAGCGAAGAGGGATTTATTTAAGTAATCAGATGGAGAGTGAACTATGACATACCACCGTAAAAGCTACGCCGTTTGGGAAATTACTTTAAAATGCAACCTAGCCTGCAGTCACTGTGGTTCCCGCGCCGGACAGGAACGCACCAAAGAACTTTCCACAGAAGAAGCTTTGGATCTGGTAAGACAAATGGCAGAAGTGGGGATTAAAGAAGTTACCTTGATTGGTGGTGAAGCATTTTTGCGTCCAGACTGGCTAGAAATTGCCCAAGCGATTACTCAAGCGGGGATGCTTTGTGGTATGACAACTGGCGGCTATGGTATTTCCTTAGAAACTGCACAAAAAATGAAAGCAGCGGGAATTCGTACTGTCTCCGTTTCTATTGATGGTTTGGAGGAAACCCATGATCGGTTGCGGGGAAAAAAAGGTTCTTGGAAGTATGCGTTTAAAACCATGAGCCATCTGAGAGAAGTAGGTATTACTTTTGGTTGTAACACGCAAATTAACCGCCTCTCAGCGCCAGAGTTTCCTTCCATCTATGAATG
The Gloeotrichia echinulata CP02 DNA segment above includes these coding regions:
- a CDS encoding tetratricopeptide repeat protein, with product MNNEDIVESLEIEPELAVAQKNLGNAFQQQGQLEEAITCYQQAIKIKPDYVDAYYNLGNALQQQGQLEKAITCYQQAIKIKPDHVNAHSNLGNALQQQGKLEQAIQSYQKALEIQPGLPLVYNNLGTVFQQQQKWKTAIKSYQKALEINPDFAEAHDNLANAFLEAGEVDQAVQSYQKALALKPDLAQAKLGICISQLPIIYSSFEEIQLRRNNYQQQLENLVSYYQLANTQDRANAAEDVGTLLPFFLAYQGLNDRDLQRSYGEMICQIMASRYTQNCQPIPLPNLANNEKIRIGLVSGYFQHHSNWRIPIRGWIENLDITEFELFGYYTNAKRDRETVKAAKAFDKFIQGPLPIEQWCHLIEQDNLHVLIFPELGMDTTTVKLGCLRLAPIQITSWGHPNTSGLPTIDYYLSSDLMEPKNAQQHYTEKLVRLPNLSIYYSPLEIQPERIEKQAIGLKDNEIMFWCCQSLFKYLPQDDDVFPRIAQEVGNCKFVFIKFAKGEWVTEVFRQRLSHAFEEFGFHYQDYCIFLSSLEPQKFAGVTAIADIFLDSIGWSGCNSTLEAIPYNIPIVALPGELMRGRHTTAILQMMGIAEMIAASKEDYVKIAVRLAQDAEYRRHISQQIADNKHKLYNDLEPIKALEDFLLNIFQKQRRTNIPTVADALRLAMQHHQSHRLDQAQQYYHQILAQQPEHPEALYGLGMLAQQKGELQEAEKFLSTASKVQPDSVKIWFTLGNLRQLDGQLPAAEDAYKKAIALRPDAAPIYNNLGYTLEQQGKLEEAINCYQKTLELQPNCIEADVNLGNALHTQGKLSKNKQAHYAELNHKLGLNSKNNGNLQTAEIYFQKALELNPNYGEV
- a CDS encoding calcium-binding protein, translating into MALIRGTSGNDPNLVGTSDADQIYGRAGDDTLTGLGGDDLLYGDEGNDFVDGGDGDDIIRGGKLSFGTVGDNDTLVGGAGNDNISGGEGNDVISGDQAFNLSTGETPESSNDGNDFLDGGNGNDIISGGGGNDTLTGGNDKDANDTLLGGSGDDLLLGGSGDDILIGGAGNDLAIGSSGNDFFDGGEGDDRLFGGLGSDRIFGGFGNDSIYGSLSQEGDNGDETVGNTLIGESGNDFILTGDGNDLIYGDRDTSGRPDGNDNLFGKGGEDTIFGGGGNDTISGGEGNDLIDGGDNDLNFVFNDIDTRLGGFGGNDQLFGGKGNDTVVGGFGNDTLNGRGGPGEYDILIGGIFRDRDGDGKPESSFSETNFLRARGLGRFDPLTSKSDTFVIGDNEVNFYTSGSGGQLLLSDGFLLTGFEDRADIFDFQNGVDKIQVNNPDALVFYAFNDVTGTPTTLIGVTVNNNFEVIAQVSGFSASNINSFAAGTFITPPT
- a CDS encoding Nif11-like leader peptide family RiPP precursor, encoding MSLEILEKVKNFLIKLVKDEDFRTQLMSDKIEDIKKAMADGGYNFSQAEFETAAIKILELKESGEFEDLSEEELVGAFGGLTTISKFKGLQPMYGVIYWPPEEYPKPHPKPWPQPQPLYGIVINPLDPPVQALYGVVAPEELQ